One region of Salinirubrum litoreum genomic DNA includes:
- a CDS encoding RNA-guided endonuclease InsQ/TnpB family protein: protein MGDVIRTVKIKLDVPDERCNDLHQTKDQFLHCANTTAEWAWRYPNDYCITSKQKAEQALYEQLRTETELTANLVQKGIRRAIEATKSGVARLKKGDTTSQPHFDAWSVVYDKRSATFHRDHVSLSTVNGRVECDYVLPDDAEGTPIGSYLLNEDYEFRMSTLQYDRPTESFYLHARMRRTTDEQEQSTTASDAKHSTVLGVDLNVDGSLAVTSTGAFIGNADEMNHRRREYEKTLGSMQQTGTRSAHLSIQSMKDREHRWMQDELHRVSNRILDEARDHDCTHIAFENLTDIRKRMAGAKRFHAWAFRRLFEYVEYKAEMLGIEVEQVSPAYTSQRCSSCGFTHENNRGSKHQFVCQKCEYELNADYNASKNIARKLLKRLHSGQTSSSGGAPCQCALTSGTLNLNGDYTASVDSTAEGESTDKPTTEVVGN, encoded by the coding sequence ATGGGGGACGTAATCCGCACCGTCAAGATCAAACTCGATGTCCCCGACGAGCGGTGCAACGACCTCCATCAAACCAAAGACCAGTTCCTCCATTGTGCGAACACCACCGCAGAATGGGCGTGGAGATACCCGAACGACTACTGCATAACCTCGAAACAGAAAGCCGAACAAGCCCTCTACGAGCAACTCCGAACCGAGACGGAGTTGACTGCGAACCTCGTTCAGAAAGGGATTCGGCGGGCTATCGAGGCCACGAAAAGCGGAGTCGCCCGACTCAAGAAAGGCGACACCACCAGTCAACCACACTTCGATGCGTGGAGCGTCGTCTACGACAAGCGAAGCGCGACATTCCACCGCGACCACGTTTCGCTCTCAACCGTCAACGGTCGTGTCGAGTGTGACTACGTGCTTCCCGACGATGCGGAGGGGACGCCGATTGGTTCGTACCTGCTGAACGAGGACTACGAGTTCCGAATGTCCACGTTGCAGTACGACCGACCCACGGAATCGTTCTATCTCCACGCACGGATGCGCCGAACCACGGACGAACAAGAGCAGTCCACGACTGCTTCTGATGCCAAGCACAGCACAGTCCTTGGCGTTGACCTGAACGTGGACGGCTCGCTCGCGGTGACTTCCACAGGCGCGTTCATCGGGAACGCCGACGAGATGAATCATCGACGCCGAGAGTATGAGAAGACTCTCGGGTCGATGCAACAGACAGGTACACGGTCGGCACACCTGTCGATACAGTCGATGAAAGACCGCGAACACCGCTGGATGCAGGACGAACTCCACCGCGTGTCGAACCGGATTCTCGACGAAGCCCGCGACCACGACTGTACGCACATCGCATTCGAGAATCTGACTGATATCCGCAAACGAATGGCTGGTGCAAAGCGGTTCCATGCGTGGGCGTTCCGTCGTTTGTTCGAGTACGTCGAATACAAAGCCGAGATGCTCGGTATCGAGGTCGAGCAAGTGAGTCCTGCATACACGTCTCAGCGGTGTTCGTCGTGTGGATTTACCCACGAGAACAACAGAGGGTCGAAGCATCAGTTCGTGTGTCAGAAGTGCGAGTACGAACTGAACGCGGATTATAACGCGAGCAAGAACATCGCTCGCAAACTCTTGAAACGACTCCACTCGGGGCAGACGTCTTCGAGTGGAGGTGCACCCTGTCAGTGTGCGCTCACGTCAGGGACGCTGAACCTAAACGGCGATTACACCGCCTCCGTCGATTCGACGGCAGAAGGGGAGTCCACTGACAAGCCCACGACTGAAGTCGTGGGTAACTGA
- a CDS encoding MoaD/ThiS family protein, whose product MEFEVYGPLRSSTGGKTATVAFEGGTVEEALWCFLDAYPRATQYLLTDDEDPTFRPSVRVVVDGEKVDLDEHLDPDATLTLIPAVQGGRR is encoded by the coding sequence ATGGAGTTCGAGGTCTACGGCCCTCTGCGAAGTTCGACGGGCGGCAAGACGGCGACGGTCGCGTTCGAGGGCGGCACCGTGGAGGAGGCCCTCTGGTGCTTCCTGGACGCGTACCCGCGAGCGACCCAGTACCTGCTCACCGACGACGAGGACCCCACGTTCCGGCCGAGCGTCCGGGTGGTCGTAGACGGCGAGAAGGTCGACCTGGACGAGCACCTCGACCCGGACGCGACGCTCACGCTGATCCCGGCGGTGCAGGGCGGGCGTCGGTGA
- a CDS encoding DUF7344 domain-containing protein, producing MDDDPPVDDERGSRSGELPAGDLPPREILDLDHVYEALGHPRRRYLCYTLLEDAQWSLTDLATKIAAWEADVPEHAVGPDQRERVYVSLYHAHVPKLVDEGIVTFDEETETITAAENAEQVLAALSGMGASLDGDQETHARGDMNE from the coding sequence ATGGACGACGATCCGCCGGTCGACGACGAGCGCGGCAGTCGTTCCGGTGAACTGCCAGCGGGGGACCTCCCGCCGCGAGAGATTCTCGACTTAGATCACGTCTACGAGGCACTGGGCCATCCCCGACGCCGATATCTCTGTTACACGCTCCTCGAGGACGCACAGTGGTCGCTGACCGATCTGGCGACGAAGATCGCCGCCTGGGAGGCGGACGTCCCGGAGCACGCGGTCGGCCCCGACCAGCGGGAACGCGTGTACGTCTCGCTGTATCACGCGCACGTCCCCAAGTTGGTCGACGAAGGGATCGTCACCTTCGACGAAGAGACCGAGACGATCACGGCCGCCGAGAACGCCGAGCAGGTGCTCGCAGCGCTCAGCGGCATGGGTGCGAGTCTGGACGGTGACCAGGAGACACACGCACGGGGAGACATGAATGAGTGA
- a CDS encoding MBL fold metallo-hydrolase: protein MRRVAEGVYSLGGVRDGINAYLVEDVLVDARTKWAARTLVGALGGHDVAAHALTHVHPDHQGASAAICERLDVPYWVPAPEVETAESGAVYDSMPASPIGWLQQRLWVGPGHPVDRRLRGGDEVAGFEVIETPGHSEGHVSFWRESDGTLVLGDVLVNMHLLTTRPGLHEPPGVFTSDRHRNRESARTVADLDPDTVLFGHGPPLYDGQEFVAFVADLD, encoded by the coding sequence GTGAGACGAGTCGCCGAGGGGGTCTACTCGCTCGGAGGCGTCCGCGACGGGATCAACGCCTACCTCGTCGAGGACGTCCTCGTGGACGCGCGGACGAAGTGGGCCGCACGGACACTCGTGGGAGCACTCGGCGGACACGACGTGGCGGCACACGCGCTCACCCACGTCCACCCGGATCATCAGGGCGCGTCGGCCGCGATCTGTGAGAGACTGGACGTGCCGTACTGGGTGCCGGCACCGGAAGTCGAGACGGCGGAGAGCGGCGCGGTGTACGACTCGATGCCGGCAAGTCCGATCGGGTGGCTCCAGCAACGACTGTGGGTCGGTCCCGGTCACCCGGTAGATCGCAGACTCCGTGGCGGCGACGAGGTGGCGGGCTTCGAGGTGATCGAGACGCCGGGCCACAGCGAGGGCCACGTCTCGTTCTGGCGCGAGTCGGACGGGACGCTCGTCCTCGGGGACGTCCTCGTGAATATGCACCTGCTGACGACACGACCGGGGTTGCACGAACCGCCGGGAGTGTTCACGAGTGACCGCCACCGGAACCGCGAGTCCGCCCGGACGGTCGCCGACCTCGACCCCGACACGGTCCTGTTCGGGCACGGCCCACCGCTGTACGACGGCCAGGAGTTCGTCGCGTTCGTGGCCGACCTCGACTGA
- the phnE gene encoding phosphonate ABC transporter, permease protein PhnE, with the protein MTDYRTWERRTPRQRIVRYVALLLAFVAVAISWQFLDVNYEFLATAPREFGDLVERMYPPNVGYSGDILGPLIETINIAVLGTILAVIASVPVALLGAENTAPNQLGYGLGKFIISFTRSVNVIIWALIFVIIIGPGALAGVLAIAVRSIGFTSKLIAEAIEEIDPGQVEAIRATGANPVEAAIYGIVPQIKPAFVGVSTYRWDINVRASTIIGFVGAGGIGVELTTSINFFRWQNVLTILIAILAIVIFSEVTSAYLRRKVR; encoded by the coding sequence GTGACCGACTACCGCACGTGGGAACGGCGGACGCCGCGCCAGCGCATCGTCCGGTACGTCGCACTCCTCCTGGCGTTCGTGGCGGTGGCCATCTCGTGGCAGTTTCTCGACGTGAACTACGAGTTCCTCGCCACCGCACCACGGGAGTTCGGCGACCTTGTCGAGCGGATGTACCCGCCGAACGTCGGCTACTCGGGCGACATCCTCGGCCCGCTAATCGAGACGATCAACATCGCCGTTCTCGGGACGATCCTCGCCGTGATCGCGTCTGTGCCGGTCGCGCTACTGGGCGCGGAGAACACCGCCCCGAACCAACTCGGCTACGGTCTCGGGAAGTTCATCATCTCCTTTACCCGGTCGGTGAACGTCATCATCTGGGCGCTGATCTTCGTCATCATCATCGGACCGGGCGCGCTGGCCGGGGTGCTTGCCATCGCGGTTCGCTCGATCGGCTTCACCTCGAAACTGATCGCCGAGGCCATCGAGGAGATCGACCCCGGGCAGGTGGAGGCGATCAGGGCCACCGGGGCGAACCCCGTCGAGGCGGCCATCTACGGGATCGTCCCGCAGATCAAACCCGCGTTCGTCGGCGTCTCGACCTACCGGTGGGACATCAACGTCCGCGCCTCGACGATCATCGGCTTCGTCGGCGCGGGCGGCATCGGCGTCGAACTCACCACCTCGATCAACTTCTTCCGCTGGCAGAACGTCCTCACTATCCTGATCGCTATCCTCGCCATCGTCATCTTCAGCGAGGTCACCTCGGCGTACCTGCGGCGGAAGGTGCGGTGA
- a CDS encoding sulfite exporter TauE/SafE family protein, which produces MPTTETLLLLAVIGLCSGVVGGIGGPGGIPVIVSLNLLLVLSSPVVAATTSSVFVVATVTATALYRYSDGIEWGLAVLVGVPALLGTQVGTRTAVGLSVARFEQVLAATLLLAVAGIVYRQRTRERDPSESTTGWRRWPIAVLVGVGSLLVGVVAGITGIGGPALTVPLLLVVGIAPITAIGAGLASGVLITVAAALGHAVQGNPPALLPAIVVGVPYVCAQVVGWKYVHVVSERTVAYSIAAVALLGVVGVLL; this is translated from the coding sequence GTGCCCACGACCGAGACGCTGCTGTTACTCGCCGTTATCGGCCTCTGCAGCGGCGTCGTCGGCGGGATCGGCGGACCCGGCGGCATCCCGGTCATCGTCTCGCTGAACCTCCTGCTCGTCCTCTCGTCGCCGGTCGTCGCCGCGACGACGAGTAGCGTCTTCGTCGTCGCCACGGTCACGGCCACCGCGCTGTACCGCTACAGCGACGGGATCGAGTGGGGACTCGCGGTGCTGGTCGGAGTCCCCGCACTCCTCGGCACGCAGGTCGGCACGCGGACGGCGGTCGGCCTGTCTGTCGCCCGGTTCGAGCAGGTGCTGGCCGCGACACTGCTGCTCGCAGTGGCCGGTATCGTCTACCGCCAGCGCACCCGCGAGCGCGACCCGAGTGAGTCGACCACGGGGTGGCGACGCTGGCCGATCGCGGTGCTGGTCGGGGTCGGGAGCCTCCTGGTCGGCGTCGTCGCGGGGATCACGGGCATCGGCGGGCCGGCGCTCACGGTTCCCCTGCTGCTCGTCGTCGGAATCGCGCCGATCACCGCCATCGGGGCGGGACTGGCAAGCGGCGTGCTCATCACGGTCGCCGCCGCGCTGGGTCACGCCGTGCAGGGGAACCCACCCGCGCTCCTTCCTGCCATCGTGGTCGGGGTTCCGTACGTCTGCGCACAGGTCGTCGGCTGGAAGTACGTCCACGTGGTCTCCGAGCGAACGGTCGCCTACTCCATCGCCGCCGTCGCACTCCTCGGCGTGGTCGGGGTTCTGCTCTGA
- a CDS encoding acetamidase/formamidase family protein, with amino-acid sequence MAQRNVEDVIEVDRYTRGLVGPDVEWAGTVADGGTIKTHTPAGCWGPMITPKFKGGHEVTRPVAVEGAAVGDAVALHIKNIEVTSIATSTGSMREREAAFGDDPFVDHVCPECGAAWPETIVEGTGEESIRCAECGANASSFGFEYGYTVAFDEDHTVGLTMDAEAADDLAGRAAEALALPEHSEQHPILLYKPSEFPGTLGHLRPFVGNIGTTPPIELPDSHNAGDFGQFLIGAGHDWGLADEAELADRTDGHMDINAVREGAVLICPVKVDGGGIYVGDMHANQGDGELSLHTTDVSGHTELDVEVIEGIDIDGPLLLPNGEDLPHIAQPYTDAELETGRELADQYGVDLVEDVGPLQVIGSGATVNDATQNAFDRATELLDMSEGEVRARCTFTGGVEIGRLPGVVQLTLLAPMDVLADRGLDSLVRAQYDL; translated from the coding sequence ATGGCACAGCGAAACGTCGAAGACGTGATCGAGGTCGACCGGTACACACGCGGACTCGTCGGCCCGGACGTCGAGTGGGCGGGGACGGTCGCAGACGGCGGGACGATCAAGACACACACCCCGGCCGGCTGCTGGGGGCCGATGATCACGCCGAAGTTCAAGGGTGGGCACGAGGTGACGCGACCGGTCGCCGTCGAGGGCGCGGCGGTCGGCGACGCGGTGGCACTCCACATCAAGAACATCGAGGTGACGAGTATCGCCACCAGCACCGGGAGTATGCGGGAACGCGAGGCGGCGTTCGGTGACGACCCGTTCGTCGATCACGTGTGTCCCGAGTGTGGCGCGGCGTGGCCCGAGACCATCGTCGAGGGAACCGGCGAGGAGTCGATCAGGTGTGCGGAGTGCGGGGCGAACGCCTCCTCGTTCGGCTTCGAGTACGGCTACACCGTCGCGTTCGACGAGGACCACACGGTCGGCCTGACGATGGACGCCGAGGCCGCAGACGACCTCGCCGGTCGGGCCGCAGAGGCGCTCGCACTCCCGGAACACTCCGAACAGCACCCCATCCTGCTCTACAAACCATCGGAGTTCCCCGGGACGCTCGGCCACCTCCGCCCGTTCGTGGGCAACATCGGCACGACGCCACCGATCGAACTGCCGGACTCGCACAACGCTGGCGACTTCGGGCAGTTCCTCATCGGCGCGGGGCACGACTGGGGGCTGGCCGACGAGGCCGAACTCGCCGACCGGACGGACGGCCACATGGACATCAACGCTGTCCGGGAGGGCGCGGTCCTGATCTGTCCGGTGAAGGTCGACGGCGGCGGCATCTACGTCGGCGACATGCACGCGAACCAGGGCGACGGCGAACTCTCCCTGCACACGACCGACGTGAGTGGCCACACCGAACTCGACGTGGAGGTCATCGAGGGAATCGACATCGACGGGCCGCTCCTCCTGCCGAACGGCGAGGACCTCCCGCACATCGCCCAACCGTACACCGACGCCGAACTGGAGACGGGCCGCGAACTGGCCGATCAGTACGGCGTCGACCTCGTCGAGGACGTGGGGCCACTGCAGGTGATCGGCAGCGGCGCGACCGTCAACGACGCGACGCAGAACGCCTTCGACCGCGCGACCGAGTTGCTCGACATGAGCGAGGGCGAGGTCAGAGCGCGGTGTACCTTCACCGGTGGCGTCGAGATCGGTCGCTTGCCCGGGGTCGTCCAGTTGACCCTGCTCGCGCCGATGGACGTGTTGGCCGACCGGGGGCTGGACTCGCTGGTCCGCGCACAGTACGACCTCTGA
- a CDS encoding putative sulfate/molybdate transporter produces the protein MAFDLARPAETTVAFSRSEAAGAIGDSVTVLPLVVAVGALTELSLAVALGWFGLCQIVWGLYYGVPISVEPMKALTALLLAGTVTTDEFLLAGLVVGLVLLVVGATGTLGRIGDYVGTPVVRGVQFGVALLLLETGLHIGLGDPRLAGLGVVAAGGLAALGRGKLTALAVLVVGGLVAVLSPGGVVPVDLGGLSAPSLDTPGTPALPSFTLPTTGLSVAAAEAVLAQVAMTVGNAALAASILLADYFDREISADDLSISMGQMNLTAVPFGALPMCHGSGGIAGKYAFGARTAGANVLLGLGYLAVAVWAAGLVAAYPVSMLGVVLALVALQLARTSLRETDAVPLVLGVGLLGLLANLGVAFVVGTVVHLAWRTWQARA, from the coding sequence GTGGCCTTCGATCTCGCCCGACCTGCCGAGACGACCGTCGCGTTCTCCCGGAGCGAGGCGGCGGGCGCGATCGGCGATTCGGTCACGGTCCTCCCCCTGGTCGTCGCGGTCGGTGCCCTGACGGAGCTCTCGCTGGCGGTCGCGCTCGGCTGGTTCGGCCTCTGCCAGATCGTCTGGGGACTCTACTACGGTGTCCCGATCTCGGTCGAACCGATGAAGGCGCTCACGGCGCTCCTGCTCGCGGGCACGGTCACGACCGACGAGTTCCTGCTCGCCGGGCTGGTCGTCGGCCTCGTCCTCCTCGTCGTCGGGGCGACCGGGACGCTCGGGCGGATCGGCGACTACGTCGGCACGCCCGTCGTTCGCGGCGTCCAGTTCGGCGTCGCGCTCCTACTGCTGGAGACCGGCCTCCACATCGGTCTCGGCGATCCGCGCCTCGCCGGTCTCGGCGTCGTCGCCGCGGGCGGACTGGCGGCGCTCGGGCGCGGCAAACTGACCGCACTCGCGGTGCTGGTGGTCGGTGGCCTCGTGGCCGTCCTCTCTCCCGGCGGTGTCGTCCCTGTGGATCTCGGCGGTCTCTCCGCGCCGAGCCTCGACACGCCCGGGACGCCGGCGCTCCCGTCGTTCACCCTGCCAACCACCGGACTGTCGGTCGCTGCGGCCGAGGCCGTACTCGCGCAGGTGGCGATGACGGTCGGCAACGCGGCGCTGGCGGCGTCGATCCTGCTGGCCGACTACTTCGACCGCGAGATCTCCGCCGACGACCTGTCGATCAGTATGGGCCAGATGAACCTCACGGCCGTCCCCTTCGGCGCGCTCCCGATGTGCCACGGGAGCGGCGGCATCGCGGGCAAGTACGCCTTCGGCGCGCGCACGGCGGGGGCGAACGTCCTCCTCGGCCTCGGCTACCTCGCCGTCGCCGTCTGGGCCGCCGGCCTCGTGGCCGCCTACCCGGTCTCGATGCTGGGCGTCGTGCTGGCGCTCGTCGCCCTCCAGTTGGCGCGGACGAGTCTCCGGGAGACCGACGCGGTCCCGCTGGTCCTCGGTGTCGGACTCCTCGGACTCCTGGCGAACCTCGGCGTCGCCTTCGTCGTCGGGACCGTCGTCCACCTCGCGTGGCGGACGTGGCAGGCACGCGCCTGA
- a CDS encoding helix-turn-helix domain-containing protein, translating into MVYARLQVRFPESLWIGRLSRMYPSATVTALSALGVDDDVVTLVSVTGAPPAEIVELARSDPAVTEFDTVARTADRLVFSYRTRSTIYRAAERSGVPPVYPIEVQDGWADIECNTSRSALSAFVTELESEGGVVEVTALSDGSNGNALLTRRQREMLTAAYDRGYYDSPRRCSTADLAELFDVAPSTVSDVLRRAERRALGSVLAETASRDHSA; encoded by the coding sequence ATGGTGTACGCTCGGTTGCAGGTCCGGTTCCCCGAGTCGCTGTGGATCGGCCGACTCTCCCGGATGTACCCATCGGCGACGGTGACGGCACTCTCGGCGCTGGGCGTCGACGACGACGTCGTGACGCTGGTCTCGGTGACCGGTGCGCCCCCGGCGGAGATCGTCGAACTGGCTCGGAGCGATCCGGCGGTGACCGAGTTCGACACCGTGGCGCGAACCGCCGACCGACTCGTCTTCTCGTACCGGACACGCTCGACGATCTATCGGGCCGCCGAGCGAAGCGGCGTCCCACCCGTCTACCCCATCGAGGTGCAGGACGGCTGGGCAGATATCGAGTGCAACACTTCCCGGTCGGCTCTCTCGGCGTTCGTGACGGAACTCGAGTCGGAAGGCGGTGTCGTCGAGGTGACGGCACTCTCCGATGGGTCGAACGGGAACGCACTTCTGACGAGGCGTCAGCGTGAGATGCTCACGGCGGCGTACGACCGTGGCTACTACGACTCGCCACGGCGATGTTCGACGGCGGACCTGGCCGAACTGTTCGACGTCGCACCGTCGACGGTGAGTGACGTGTTGCGCCGAGCGGAGCGGCGGGCGCTCGGATCGGTCCTCGCCGAGACGGCGTCCCGGGACCACTCGGCGTAG
- a CDS encoding HalOD1 output domain-containing protein: protein MSDIDETGTTSHDDPNLDGDVRWQQVAQRLYESDHDGELTTVIVYAIADAMDVDPKEVTAPPLYEVVDVPGIEKAFFG, encoded by the coding sequence ATGAGTGATATCGACGAGACCGGAACGACGAGCCACGACGATCCGAACCTCGATGGTGACGTTCGCTGGCAACAGGTCGCACAACGCCTCTACGAGTCGGATCACGACGGGGAGCTGACGACCGTGATCGTGTACGCGATCGCAGACGCGATGGACGTCGACCCGAAGGAGGTGACGGCTCCACCGCTGTACGAGGTCGTCGACGTCCCCGGCATCGAGAAAGCCTTCTTCGGTTAG